From one Ignavibacteria bacterium genomic stretch:
- a CDS encoding DnaJ domain-containing protein yields MNATRNAGGQPTVAGHAEINSMYRTLAKKYHPDVTGETDSVQEWHDIQTAYRHGDASRLRALLTLMEADEPAALEAAQESYQDLVDTEARLAARRRIEERKLRRLLSEEPFALRDQLSSETWITEHRLKLQKEIATCETAIAEYEQSYAQIASTVGVSTKTPTVEPTTTEFDKEFFDNTYFGGR; encoded by the coding sequence ATGAATGCCACCCGGAATGCAGGAGGACAGCCAACTGTGGCAGGGCACGCAGAGATCAATTCGATGTATCGAACTCTTGCAAAGAAGTACCATCCTGACGTGACCGGGGAAACGGATTCGGTCCAGGAGTGGCATGATATTCAGACGGCTTACAGGCATGGCGACGCCAGCAGACTACGGGCCTTGCTTACCCTGATGGAGGCTGATGAACCGGCTGCGTTAGAAGCTGCACAGGAATCGTACCAGGACCTTGTTGATACAGAGGCACGCCTTGCCGCACGCCGGCGCATTGAGGAGCGTAAGCTACGCCGCCTTCTGAGTGAAGAACCATTTGCACTCAGGGATCAACTATCCAGCGAAACATGGATTACCGAACACAGGCTGAAACTCCAAAAAGAGATAGCAACCTGTGAAACAGCCATAGCAGAATATGAACAGAGCTATGCACAAATCGCATCAACTGTTGGCGTAAGTACAAAAACGCCGACCGTAGAGCCGACAACAACCGAATTTGATAAAGAATTTTTTGATAATACGTACTTTGGTGGACGATGA